In Streptococcus parasuis, the following proteins share a genomic window:
- the recU gene encoding Holliday junction resolvase RecU codes for MVNYPHKIGKKITRTSSNISQHIDFANRGMSFESAINESNAYYLAHGLAVIHKKPTPVQIVKVDYPKRSRAKIVEAYFRQASTTDYSGVFKGHYIDFEAKETRQKKSMPLKNFHAHQIEHMRQVVEQGGICFVLLHFSTLKETYLLPAIHLIHYYHSDQGTKSMPLTYIREFGYVIEMNSFPSLPYLSVIEKNLLGGDSFENNNL; via the coding sequence ATGGTCAATTATCCACATAAAATCGGAAAAAAAATCACTAGAACTAGCTCTAACATATCTCAGCATATTGACTTTGCAAATCGTGGGATGTCTTTTGAATCTGCAATTAACGAAAGCAATGCATATTACCTTGCTCATGGATTAGCAGTGATTCATAAAAAACCTACTCCGGTGCAAATTGTAAAAGTCGATTATCCGAAACGAAGCCGAGCTAAAATTGTTGAAGCTTATTTCCGTCAAGCATCCACGACAGATTATTCTGGGGTTTTTAAGGGACACTATATAGATTTTGAAGCAAAAGAAACGCGCCAAAAAAAATCAATGCCTCTAAAAAACTTCCATGCTCACCAGATTGAGCACATGCGACAAGTTGTAGAGCAAGGTGGAATTTGTTTCGTCCTTCTTCACTTTTCAACATTGAAGGAAACCTACTTATTACCTGCAATTCATCTAATTCACTACTATCATTCTGATCAAGGTACAAAATCAATGCCTTTGACATATATTAGAGAATTCGGATATGTTATCGAGATGAACTCATTTCCATCTCTTCCCTATCTTTCAGTGATTGAAAAAAATCTATTAGGTGGTGACTCTTTTGAAAACAACAACCTTTAA
- the rsmG gene encoding 16S rRNA (guanine(527)-N(7))-methyltransferase RsmG encodes MKPELFYKTVADQGIQLTDQQKQQFHRYFQLLVEWNEKINLTAITEESDVYLKHFYDSIAPILQGHIQNEPIRLLDIGAGAGFPSLPMKIIYPQIEVTIIDSLNKRINFLQALSEELGLKGVHFYHGRAEDYAHDKHFRAQFDLVTARAVARMQILSELTIPYLKLNGKLIALKASSAEDELTQAKNALNLLFAKVIENHDYTLPNGDPRTLTIVEKKKETPNKFPRKAGMPNKRPL; translated from the coding sequence ATGAAACCTGAATTATTTTATAAAACCGTGGCAGACCAAGGCATTCAATTAACTGACCAACAAAAACAACAATTTCATCGTTACTTTCAACTGTTGGTGGAATGGAATGAGAAAATTAACTTGACAGCTATTACAGAGGAAAGTGACGTCTATCTGAAACACTTCTATGATTCTATCGCACCAATCCTTCAAGGTCATATTCAAAATGAGCCAATTCGGCTCTTGGATATTGGAGCTGGAGCTGGATTCCCTAGCCTACCAATGAAAATTATCTACCCTCAAATAGAGGTTACTATCATCGATTCTCTTAATAAACGAATCAACTTTTTACAAGCTCTTTCAGAAGAACTAGGACTTAAAGGCGTTCATTTTTACCATGGTCGTGCGGAAGACTATGCACACGATAAACATTTTCGAGCACAATTTGATTTGGTAACAGCACGCGCTGTCGCTCGTATGCAAATCTTGTCCGAGCTAACAATTCCATATCTTAAACTAAACGGAAAATTAATCGCGCTCAAAGCCTCCAGTGCGGAAGATGAATTAACTCAAGCCAAAAACGCTCTGAATCTTCTTTTTGCAAAAGTGATTGAAAACCATGATTACACCCTTCCAAACGGCGACCCACGAACATTGACCATTGTTGAAAAGAAAAAGGAAACTCCAAACAAGTTTCCACGCAAAGCTGGTATGCCAAATAAAAGACCCCTTTAA
- the pbp1a gene encoding penicillin-binding protein PBP1A: protein MKTTTFKKYLLGLVNILLALALVGIVAAAVLVGSYILSAPKLTEEDLTATVSSKIYDKDGQLIADLGTEKRSNATTEEIPTDLANAIVAIEDQRFYNHRGIDVIRIAGSLLNNLAGGNLQGGSTLDQQFIKLTYFSTSAEDQNLKRKVQEAWLSLQLEQTKTKQEILTYYVNKVYMSNGTYGMKTAAEIFYGKELKELSLAQLALLAGMPQAPNQYDPYSHPEDAKNRRDLVLSEMLAEKYIDNSQYEQAILTPVTDGLLPLSNDAAYPAYMDNYLKQVIEEVEKNTGYNLLTTGMDIYTNVDSAAQQQLWNIYNTDMYVSYPDELLQVASTIIDVSNGKVVAQLGARNQPSNVSFGTNQAVETNRDFGSTMKPITDYAPAFENGVYSSTADIIVDEPYNYPGTSTPVNNWDKQYFGSLTVKSAIQYSRNVTAVKALEATGLEKSLKFLNSVGINYPEIHYSNAISSNTSDTSSEYGASSEKMAAAYAAFANGGTYYAPQYVNKIVFSDGTVKEFPQTGTRVMSEETAYLMTDMMKSVMEVGYGLNASVSGVPMAGKTGTSNYTDTEMESIIAAIPEAAYNTMVVPDENFIGYSSQYAMAVWTGYTNRMTPILDNSMRIASDVYHNMMTFMHSDYTATDWEVPSGVVNFGGNYYLRDSSSLKNAYINYYNSLSQSSSSSSTSSSSSSSTSASGTHDNGTQTETSTSDGTSTSDTSSNQQNNGNTENTNQ from the coding sequence TTGAAAACAACAACCTTTAAAAAATATTTACTAGGTTTGGTAAATATCTTATTGGCTCTTGCCTTAGTGGGCATAGTTGCTGCTGCAGTTTTAGTTGGATCCTATATCTTAAGTGCTCCTAAATTAACAGAAGAAGATTTAACTGCGACTGTTTCCAGTAAAATATATGATAAGGATGGCCAATTGATTGCAGATTTAGGAACTGAGAAACGGTCGAATGCAACGACTGAAGAAATTCCGACTGATCTTGCAAATGCAATCGTCGCAATTGAAGACCAACGCTTCTATAACCATAGAGGGATAGATGTTATTCGGATTGCTGGATCCTTGCTTAATAACCTTGCAGGCGGAAATCTGCAAGGGGGGTCTACACTTGATCAACAGTTTATCAAGTTGACCTACTTCTCAACTTCTGCAGAAGACCAGAATCTCAAGCGTAAAGTACAAGAAGCTTGGTTATCATTACAGCTTGAGCAGACGAAGACCAAGCAGGAAATTCTTACTTATTATGTAAATAAAGTCTATATGTCAAATGGGACATATGGCATGAAAACTGCAGCAGAAATTTTTTATGGTAAAGAATTAAAAGAACTTAGCCTTGCCCAATTGGCATTGTTAGCGGGTATGCCACAAGCACCAAACCAGTACGATCCATATTCCCACCCTGAAGATGCAAAAAATAGACGAGATCTCGTTCTTTCAGAAATGTTGGCTGAGAAGTATATTGACAATAGTCAGTATGAACAAGCCATTCTAACGCCTGTAACAGACGGTCTCCTTCCACTTTCCAACGATGCTGCCTATCCTGCTTACATGGATAATTACCTCAAACAAGTTATTGAGGAAGTTGAAAAAAATACAGGCTATAATCTCTTAACTACAGGGATGGATATCTACACAAACGTTGATTCAGCTGCTCAACAACAGTTGTGGAACATTTATAATACGGATATGTATGTATCGTATCCAGATGAATTATTGCAAGTTGCATCTACTATTATTGACGTATCAAATGGTAAGGTGGTCGCTCAATTAGGGGCTCGAAACCAACCAAGCAATGTTTCTTTCGGAACAAACCAGGCTGTCGAAACTAATCGTGATTTCGGATCAACTATGAAACCAATAACTGATTATGCCCCGGCTTTCGAAAATGGGGTATACAGCTCAACCGCAGATATCATTGTTGATGAACCCTACAATTATCCGGGAACCTCAACACCCGTAAATAACTGGGACAAACAATATTTCGGTAGTCTCACTGTCAAATCTGCAATACAATATTCTCGTAACGTTACAGCCGTCAAGGCACTAGAAGCAACTGGACTAGAAAAATCATTGAAGTTCCTAAATTCAGTTGGAATTAATTACCCAGAAATTCATTACTCTAATGCGATTTCAAGTAACACTTCTGATACAAGTAGTGAATATGGGGCAAGCAGTGAGAAAATGGCTGCTGCCTATGCCGCATTCGCAAATGGAGGAACTTATTATGCACCTCAATACGTCAATAAAATCGTATTCTCAGATGGAACCGTAAAAGAATTTCCTCAAACAGGAACTCGTGTTATGTCAGAAGAGACAGCCTATTTGATGACCGATATGATGAAGTCAGTAATGGAAGTTGGATATGGACTAAATGCTTCTGTTTCTGGCGTTCCGATGGCCGGGAAAACTGGTACCTCAAACTATACCGATACTGAGATGGAATCAATTATCGCTGCCATTCCAGAAGCAGCCTATAACACCATGGTGGTCCCAGATGAGAACTTTATAGGATATTCTAGTCAGTATGCGATGGCGGTTTGGACAGGATATACAAATCGCATGACCCCAATTTTAGATAATAGCATGCGGATTGCATCAGATGTTTACCATAATATGATGACCTTTATGCACTCTGATTACACTGCAACCGATTGGGAAGTTCCAAGTGGAGTTGTTAACTTTGGTGGAAATTACTATTTAAGAGATAGCTCTTCACTTAAAAATGCTTATATAAATTACTATAATAGTTTGTCACAATCATCATCAAGTAGTTCAACGTCAAGCAGTTCTTCTTCAAGTACATCAGCTTCTGGGACACATGATAATGGTACACAGACTGAAACTTCCACTTCTGATGGTACATCGACTTCAGATACTTCATCAAACCAACAGAATAATGGTAATACTGAAAATACAAACCAATAA
- a CDS encoding DUF1273 domain-containing protein translates to MHTNTLLVSGYKHTDLGIFNEKDPRLPIIKAAIRNDLLHFLEEGVKWFVFTGNLGFEYWVLEVLQELQSEGYECKLACIFLFENHGDHWNESNQAKLTKFKNVDFVKFTYPNYQSPAQFRRYNQFLIENTDGVYLFYDNDNETNLKYFVHQALKEEEYTVKKLTFDELNEVAENFSNFE, encoded by the coding sequence ATGCATACTAATACCTTGTTGGTAAGTGGTTACAAGCACACAGATTTAGGAATTTTTAATGAGAAGGATCCCCGTCTTCCAATTATTAAGGCTGCTATCAGAAATGATCTTCTTCATTTTTTAGAGGAAGGGGTTAAATGGTTTGTTTTTACAGGAAATTTAGGATTCGAATATTGGGTTTTGGAAGTTCTTCAAGAGCTTCAATCAGAAGGGTACGAATGTAAATTAGCTTGTATATTTTTATTTGAAAATCATGGAGACCATTGGAATGAGTCCAATCAGGCAAAATTAACAAAATTTAAAAATGTTGATTTTGTGAAATTCACTTATCCGAACTATCAATCTCCAGCTCAATTTCGTCGGTACAATCAATTTTTGATTGAAAATACTGATGGTGTATATTTATTTTATGATAACGATAATGAAACAAATTTGAAATATTTTGTTCATCAAGCTTTAAAAGAAGAAGAGTATACTGTTAAAAAACTGACCTTCGATGAACTAAATGAAGTGGCTGAAAATTTTTCGAATTTTGAGTGA
- a CDS encoding SAM hydrolase/SAM-dependent halogenase family protein yields MSNNLLVLQSDFGLVDGAVSAMIGVALQESRDLVVHNLTHDITPYNIFEGSYRLFQTVEYWPEGTTFVSVVDPGVGSKRKSVVALTNKNQYIVTPDNGTLSFIKKHVGIKAVREISEVANRRANTEHSYTFHGRDVYAYTGAKLASGHISFEEVGPELSVDYIVEIPTVTTELGTDFVKGAIDILDVRFGSLWTSVTREEFYTLLPEFGDRFEVTIYNNDMLVYQNQVTYGKSFADVRIGQPLLYINSLYRVGLAINQGSFAKAYNVGVGQNWHIEIRRIVN; encoded by the coding sequence ATGTCAAATAACTTACTTGTTTTACAGTCAGATTTTGGATTGGTTGACGGCGCAGTATCTGCTATGATAGGAGTAGCACTTCAAGAATCAAGAGATCTTGTTGTTCACAATCTGACGCACGATATTACCCCCTACAATATTTTTGAGGGCTCATATCGTCTCTTCCAGACAGTGGAATACTGGCCGGAGGGAACAACTTTTGTTTCGGTTGTTGATCCAGGTGTGGGCTCCAAGAGAAAAAGCGTTGTTGCCCTAACTAATAAAAATCAGTATATTGTCACACCAGATAATGGAACCCTATCTTTTATTAAGAAACATGTTGGGATAAAAGCTGTTAGGGAAATCTCAGAAGTCGCTAATCGTCGTGCGAATACCGAGCATTCCTATACGTTCCATGGACGAGATGTTTACGCTTATACGGGGGCAAAGTTAGCTTCAGGTCATATTAGTTTTGAGGAAGTTGGTCCAGAACTTAGTGTAGATTATATTGTTGAGATTCCAACTGTTACCACAGAACTTGGAACGGATTTTGTCAAAGGCGCTATTGATATCCTGGATGTTCGATTTGGATCTCTTTGGACCTCGGTCACTCGTGAAGAGTTTTATACTCTTTTACCAGAATTTGGGGATCGATTCGAGGTAACGATTTACAACAACGATATGTTGGTCTATCAGAATCAAGTGACTTATGGAAAATCCTTTGCGGATGTGCGGATTGGTCAACCTTTGCTCTATATCAACTCACTTTATCGTGTTGGACTTGCAATTAATCAAGGATCGTTCGCCAAGGCTTATAATGTCGGTGTCGGTCAGAACTGGCATATTGAAATTAGACGTATAGTCAATTAA
- the gpsB gene encoding cell division regulator GpsB — protein MASIKLTTKDIFEQDFKIGFRGYDQDEVNDFLDDIMKDYDAYEAIIKELKGEIARLKAQAANNSRSVTTVAEETTAVLRTERQSSATNFDILRRLNRLEKEVFGKQIVQD, from the coding sequence ATGGCAAGCATTAAGTTGACTACTAAAGATATTTTTGAGCAAGATTTTAAAATTGGTTTTCGTGGATATGATCAAGATGAAGTAAATGATTTTCTTGATGATATCATGAAGGATTATGATGCGTATGAAGCGATTATAAAGGAATTGAAGGGTGAGATTGCCCGATTAAAAGCTCAAGCAGCCAATAATTCTCGTTCAGTGACAACAGTCGCAGAGGAAACTACTGCTGTATTGCGAACAGAACGTCAATCTTCAGCGACTAATTTTGATATTTTACGACGTCTTAACCGATTAGAAAAAGAAGTTTTTGGGAAACAAATCGTTCAAGATTAG
- a CDS encoding ECF-type riboflavin transporter substrate-binding protein, producing MKNNSIKTVVATGIGAALFVVIGLVINIPTFVPNTSIQLQYAVQALLSVLFGPVVGFFVGFIGHALKDSIQYGPWWSWILASGVFGLVVGVAKSRLRIQEGIFEGKDILVFNVFQIVANIVSWGIIAPVLDIVIYSEPANKVFVQGLVAGIANSVTVAIAGTILLAVYARTQVKSGSLSKD from the coding sequence ATGAAAAATAATTCGATTAAAACTGTTGTTGCAACTGGTATTGGTGCTGCTCTTTTCGTTGTAATTGGCTTGGTAATCAATATTCCAACCTTTGTACCTAATACGAGCATCCAGCTTCAATATGCTGTTCAGGCTCTTCTATCCGTTCTTTTTGGTCCTGTTGTTGGATTCTTTGTTGGATTTATTGGTCATGCTCTTAAAGACTCTATTCAGTATGGTCCATGGTGGTCTTGGATTTTAGCTTCAGGTGTATTTGGGCTTGTTGTGGGTGTAGCAAAAAGTCGTCTTCGTATCCAAGAAGGAATTTTTGAAGGGAAAGACATCCTTGTGTTCAATGTCTTCCAGATTGTGGCAAACATTGTTTCTTGGGGTATCATTGCACCAGTACTAGACATTGTTATTTATAGCGAACCTGCTAATAAAGTTTTTGTACAAGGTTTAGTTGCGGGCATTGCAAATAGTGTTACTGTTGCTATTGCTGGTACGATTTTATTGGCTGTGTATGCGAGAACACAAGTAAAATCTGGTAGCCTATCAAAAGACTAA
- a CDS encoding cold-shock protein gives MVQGTVKWFNAEKGFGFISQENGPDVFAHFSEIQSNGFKSLEDGQKVTFEVEQGQRGLQATNITKIG, from the coding sequence ATGGTACAAGGTACAGTTAAATGGTTTAATGCAGAAAAAGGATTTGGTTTTATTTCACAAGAAAATGGACCAGATGTATTTGCTCACTTTTCTGAAATTCAGTCTAATGGTTTCAAATCTTTGGAAGATGGTCAAAAAGTGACATTTGAAGTGGAGCAAGGCCAACGTGGTCTTCAAGCAACCAATATTACAAAAATTGGATAA
- a CDS encoding energy-coupling factor transporter transmembrane component T family protein, which translates to MNRQSLIGYRNGQGFIYNLSAVSKLLFFLAVSVVAMVTYDTRLILCIALFSLSLFKLSGIRYRDVSFVLLFTTVFALLNALMVYLFAPTYGVTLYGAETVLWSGFGTYSITSQQLFYLLNLLLKYFCTVPVALIFLMTTHPSQFASSLNKIGVSYKVAYAVSLTMRYIPDIQEEFYTIRMSQEARGLELSKKGRLMDRIKGNLSLVIPLIFSSLERIDTISTAMELRRFGKNKKRTWYTYQPLKQMDYIVLIIIFLLIGITITLFIANQGRFYNPWK; encoded by the coding sequence ATGAATCGCCAGTCATTAATTGGTTATCGTAATGGACAAGGTTTTATCTACAATCTTTCAGCGGTCAGTAAATTATTGTTCTTTCTAGCAGTTTCCGTCGTTGCGATGGTTACTTATGATACTCGTCTTATTTTATGTATTGCCTTGTTCTCCCTTAGCTTGTTTAAATTATCGGGCATTCGTTATCGGGATGTTTCCTTTGTTCTCTTGTTTACAACAGTATTCGCCTTGCTGAACGCACTGATGGTGTATCTATTTGCCCCAACTTATGGTGTGACTTTATATGGAGCAGAGACCGTTTTGTGGTCGGGGTTTGGAACTTATTCTATTACGAGCCAGCAACTATTTTATCTGCTCAATTTGTTATTGAAATATTTTTGTACAGTTCCTGTTGCCTTGATTTTTTTAATGACCACTCATCCCAGTCAGTTTGCATCAAGTTTGAATAAAATTGGGGTTTCATATAAAGTCGCTTATGCAGTAAGTTTGACTATGCGGTATATTCCAGATATCCAAGAAGAATTTTATACGATTCGAATGTCTCAAGAGGCCCGGGGTCTAGAGTTGTCTAAAAAAGGGAGATTAATGGATCGGATAAAAGGGAATTTATCACTTGTGATCCCTTTGATTTTCAGTTCTTTGGAACGAATTGATACCATATCAACTGCCATGGAATTACGGCGCTTTGGAAAAAATAAAAAGAGAACCTGGTACACCTACCAGCCTCTGAAACAAATGGATTACATCGTCTTAATTATCATTTTCCTCCTCATAGGCATTACCATTACCCTCTTTATTGCAAATCAGGGGAGATTTTATAATCCGTGGAAGTGA
- a CDS encoding ABC transporter ATP-binding protein, with protein sequence MKKIIEFKDFTFKYQVQQEPTLKDIQLSIYQGEKVLIIGPSGSGKSTLGQCLNGIIPNIYKGEHSGSLILDGQEAFDLSVYDKSLLVSTVLQDTDGQFIGLSVAEDLAFALENDMESQQIMHQKIGDWAERLSLTDLLAQRPQDLSGGQKQRVSLAGVLIDESPILLFDEPLANLDPKSGQDTIDLIDRLHRQEGTTTIIIEHRLEDVLYRHVDRVVLINDGQILFNGNPDQLLKTSLLQENGIREPLYVSTLRALGYPIEDAEHLASVWEVDVASLTVGQLPALHFESESEEVLLEANHLHFSYPEKQVLKDINLTIHKGERLAIVGKNGAGKSTLAKALCGFIRPEGELLWNGQSIQNDSIKERAERIGYVLQNPNQMISQSMIFDEVALGLRLRGVDEEVVEQRVLSILEVCGLYPFRKWPISALSYGQKKRVTIASILVLNPEIILLDEPTAGQDQRHYREMMDFLDQLNAKGHTIVMITHDMQLMLDYSDRAVVVVDGQIIEDASPAEILSDVAVIEQASLKETSIFHLAERLGVNPLELTMFYMQEERRN encoded by the coding sequence ATGAAAAAAATCATTGAATTTAAAGATTTTACATTTAAATATCAGGTACAGCAGGAGCCAACTTTAAAGGATATTCAACTATCCATTTATCAAGGGGAGAAAGTCTTAATCATTGGACCATCTGGCTCCGGAAAGTCAACGTTAGGGCAGTGTCTCAATGGCATTATTCCCAATATTTATAAGGGAGAACACAGTGGGAGCCTGATTTTGGATGGTCAGGAGGCTTTTGATTTATCAGTTTATGATAAATCTTTACTAGTATCAACAGTTCTTCAAGATACAGATGGACAGTTTATTGGCTTGTCGGTTGCAGAAGATCTTGCCTTTGCCCTAGAAAATGATATGGAAAGTCAACAGATCATGCATCAAAAGATAGGGGATTGGGCAGAAAGACTGTCACTAACAGACTTATTGGCCCAACGGCCACAAGATTTATCTGGAGGTCAAAAGCAACGTGTCAGTTTAGCTGGAGTGTTAATAGATGAAAGCCCTATTTTATTGTTTGATGAACCACTTGCTAATTTGGATCCTAAATCAGGTCAGGATACGATTGATTTGATTGACCGACTGCATCGACAAGAAGGCACCACAACGATTATTATTGAACATCGTTTAGAAGATGTTTTGTACCGTCATGTGGATCGGGTGGTATTGATAAATGATGGTCAAATTTTATTTAATGGAAACCCAGATCAATTATTGAAGACTTCCTTGTTACAAGAAAATGGGATACGTGAACCTCTCTATGTTTCTACCCTTCGAGCGTTGGGCTATCCAATTGAAGACGCAGAGCATCTTGCTTCAGTATGGGAGGTTGATGTAGCATCCTTGACTGTTGGTCAACTACCAGCTTTGCATTTTGAAAGTGAGTCAGAGGAAGTATTATTAGAAGCAAACCATCTACATTTTTCCTATCCAGAGAAGCAGGTGTTAAAAGATATTAACCTTACCATTCATAAGGGTGAGCGGTTGGCAATTGTCGGAAAGAATGGTGCTGGCAAATCGACCTTAGCCAAGGCACTTTGTGGCTTTATTCGGCCAGAGGGAGAACTTCTTTGGAATGGTCAATCTATTCAGAATGATTCTATTAAAGAGCGTGCCGAGCGTATTGGATATGTTCTTCAAAATCCTAACCAGATGATAAGTCAAAGTATGATTTTTGATGAGGTGGCACTTGGTCTCCGTTTGCGTGGAGTAGATGAGGAAGTAGTTGAACAGCGCGTTCTCAGTATATTAGAAGTTTGTGGTTTATACCCATTCCGTAAATGGCCTATATCGGCACTTTCCTATGGTCAGAAAAAAAGGGTGACAATTGCTTCTATCTTGGTTCTCAATCCGGAAATTATTCTACTAGATGAGCCGACAGCCGGGCAGGATCAGCGACATTATCGAGAAATGATGGATTTTTTGGACCAATTAAATGCTAAAGGGCATACCATTGTCATGATTACCCATGATATGCAACTTATGCTGGATTATTCAGACAGAGCAGTTGTAGTGGTGGATGGGCAGATTATTGAAGATGCTAGTCCAGCAGAAATATTATCAGATGTTGCTGTGATAGAACAGGCCAGTTTGAAAGAAACCTCTATATTCCATTTGGCAGAACGTCTGGGAGTGAATCCTTTAGAGTTGACGATGTTTTATATGCAAGAAGAGAGGAGGAACTGA
- a CDS encoding rhodanese-related sulfurtransferase, whose protein sequence is MSKDIRVLLYYKYVPIENAEAYAAEHLAFCKSIGLKGRILIADEGINGTVSGDYETTQKYMDYVHENPLFSDLWFKIDEENEQAFKKMFVRYKKEIVHLGLEDNDFDNDIDPLVTTGAYLSPKEFKEALLDEDTVVLDTRNDYEYDLGHFRGAIRPDIRNFRELPQWVRDNKEKFMDKRVVVYCTGGVRCEKFSGWMVREGYKDVGQLHGGIATYGKDPEVRGELWDGKMYVFDERIAVDVNHVNPVVVGKDWFDGSPCERYVNCGNPFCNRRILTSEENEHKYVRGCSAECRAHERNRYIVENGLTRQEWAERLEAIGESLAPVNA, encoded by the coding sequence ATGTCAAAAGACATTCGTGTATTGCTTTATTATAAATATGTCCCAATTGAAAATGCAGAAGCCTATGCTGCCGAGCATCTAGCTTTCTGTAAGTCTATCGGACTCAAAGGACGTATCTTGATTGCCGATGAGGGAATCAACGGTACTGTTTCTGGTGATTATGAAACAACACAAAAATACATGGACTACGTTCATGAAAACCCATTGTTCAGCGATTTGTGGTTTAAGATTGACGAAGAAAATGAGCAAGCTTTCAAGAAAATGTTTGTTCGTTATAAAAAAGAAATTGTTCACCTTGGTTTGGAAGACAACGACTTTGACAACGATATAGATCCACTTGTAACAACAGGTGCCTACTTGTCACCAAAAGAGTTCAAAGAGGCTCTCTTGGATGAAGATACAGTTGTTTTGGATACGCGTAATGACTACGAGTACGACCTAGGTCATTTCCGTGGTGCGATCCGCCCAGACATCCGTAACTTCCGTGAATTGCCACAGTGGGTCCGTGATAACAAAGAGAAATTCATGGACAAGCGCGTAGTTGTATACTGTACTGGTGGTGTTCGCTGTGAGAAATTCTCGGGCTGGATGGTTCGTGAAGGTTACAAGGATGTCGGCCAGCTCCACGGTGGTATCGCAACCTATGGTAAAGATCCAGAAGTTCGTGGCGAATTGTGGGATGGTAAGATGTACGTCTTTGACGAGCGTATCGCTGTCGATGTTAACCATGTTAACCCAGTTGTCGTTGGTAAGGACTGGTTCGATGGCTCACCATGTGAGCGCTATGTCAACTGTGGCAATCCATTCTGTAACCGTCGTATTTTGACATCGGAAGAGAATGAGCATAAGTATGTTCGAGGCTGTTCAGCTGAATGTCGTGCACATGAGCGTAACCGCTACATTGTTGAAAATGGTTTGACACGACAAGAATGGGCAGAACGATTGGAAGCAATCGGGGAGAGTTTGGCGCCTGTAAATGCTTAA